DNA from Acanthochromis polyacanthus isolate Apoly-LR-REF ecotype Palm Island chromosome 7, KAUST_Apoly_ChrSc, whole genome shotgun sequence:
ATGGGCTAGACAGTATATTTCCTTGAATCGATGAAATCAACAttggaaaaactgcattttgtgttttcttgggttatctttgtcttacattaaaattagtttgatgatctgagaAATTTAAGTGTGACAAATTTGGAAAAATAGATTTCTGTAGGTGGCCAAGACTTTTTCACAGCCTTGTACATCATGAATACTcactcattttgtgtgtcctcCTCTTTGATTTTGTGTTCTAcagcctgcagagctgcagccaGAGAGGCGCTGGTCTCCTCCAGACGATGCTGAGATCCTCCCTCCTGCTCGGCCTCCTCGACTccagtctctccctcctctctggaTGGTTTCTTTTCCAGCCCCTTCATACTCCCGTCCTCTGCTcgcttcctctcctcttcttcctcctctttgtgtctcttgtgcTCCCTCTCttgcctcctctcctcttcctcctccgccTCCCGTCCTCCCACCAGGTCGATGGAGAGGCCAGCGATGGACGAGCGTGGAGGTTTGACGGGGTGCGGTGAGGGGGTGGAGGGGCTCTGGGCCGGAGAAGGAGAGGTAAGGGGGAgtcctggagagagagaggggccAGAGGGGGTGTCAGGGGCAGGAAGAGGGGCGGCAGGGAGTGGAGAGGAGGGTTTGGGTGCCGGGGTGGCAGCTGCTGGACTGGTAGCAGCAGGAGTCGGGCTCATGGTCGCTGAAGCTACTATTGCTTTGCCTGGTTTAGGTGCTGTTGGAGGCCCGCGGGGCTTCGGTGATACAGGAGGAGGAACCCTCTTTGGCTCTGGTTAAAAAGAACCACAGAGAATCCTGTCAGACTTCACATgacaattaaatcaaatcaaagagAGCTATGATTATCATTCATTGTTAGAGAACCCTGGAATCATTCAAGGAATCATTTTTCGTAGGAAAGAATCTAATTGAGAGCCAAAACATGCtcaaaactcatgaaaatttgcacacacacatcagaaatGTCGAGAAACTTTGTATTTCATGGGAGTGCGCCAAAATGGCACCATAGCGCCCCTGCAACATTTGTTATGTCCAGGACATTTAACCTACATCTACGAAACTTGGTAGCATCATGTAGCACGTCACAAAAAATGCCTCTTgaagccacaccctaaacccaacaggaagtccaccattttcttttaactgtgagattttttgttttttttgctctttgtcAGGGCTTAAATCCTCACAACAGTAAACTCCAAGAGACCCCAAATTTGATCAGTATATACAACAGGCCTTAATGATGAAAAATTATCGAAATCTTCCGCAACCGTCAAAGGGCCATGCTGGCTCCCTGAATTTTGATGCTCTGCcatgaaaacaggaaacaggaagtgtgAACTcctctgtacatgctccaatctgcctgaaacttcaCATGTTTGAGAGAGTcacagtcctgccctgatcacatctataTGCTAATATCTActcacagtcatagcgccacttTGTGGCAACAGGAAATTAGATGTTTTACGCTTTGATATGCTATTGTTAGCTGGCTGCCCATATtaacctcaaatgtggtgacgtCAAATTTGGTTGGCATATGTAGCATGCCAGGGCACACAAAAAGTCTCGAGCACATCAACTCGAAACCCATCaagaagttggccattttgaattaagtgtcaaattttgggccattttggctcatttttggacattttcaagaGCCCACTCTTCGTAGGGGCTAAGTCCAATAAATTTGTGCTGTATATACAACAGGCATTAGTGatcaaaagtttttaaaatcttcTTCAACATTCTGAGGGTGTGGCTGTGGGAGCCCCGgaattttgatgtttcgccatgaaacagaaagtgctgtctaactattctgtacatgctccaatctgcctgaaactttaaatgtttgatcagagtccggcCCTGATGACATCCATAAGCCGAAATGCACTCTcagtcatagcaccacctggtggacatggaTAAGGATGTGGGGACCCAatcaatgctgcttgcagcttatttagtttttgtgtacttttacCACTGCTAGTACCATACAAAGCCTtcaacttttcctttttttcacagcactttcagatttattcatttttacaacaaTAATCATACAATTTCACAGAAAGTCTGTATATTGCAATGCTGAACAATCACACATTTCTTTTAATGATATACTTGATTCTCCTCACACCATCGGTTTATGTAATGGCCATCTGTAATCAACGGTCTgactttgttttctgtaatCTTCCACCACCCACTTTTTTCCCACACatgagaaggaagaggagataTGATCTATATGATGAGAGGAGTTTATGTTTATGTGTTTTAGTTAGCTTAGTTTGTCATAAGGATGTACTGTATATCCACCATCCATTAATCTGCTTGTTACACAAATTTCAACCCCCTATGtaaggacattttgtgtctttgccaCTTCTGGGTGCGacagtaaaaacaacactgtggcAGACAaattcctgctgtcacacaatgTTATCCCATCTCATTTGATCTGCCAGTTGTAAACCATGTCTGTGCAAAATCATGCGGGGTGTCGGGTCAGTTTTGCTTTGGGaattatttctcttttaaaCTAATCTGCTGTGGAGCAGCAGCTATGTGTCAGATTTTATTGTCAGAATAGGCATGACATCATAACGCAGAGGCACAACAGCTATAAAAGTTATTAACCAGTAAAAGACGTTGGGTGCACTTGAATGAAAACCTGAGCTGCAACCAGTGTAAAAAGTTAGCCTGGTGATGTGAAAGTGCTGAAAGGCAACACACAGATGTTTTAAAGCTGGAGTGTCAAACATATGGCCCATAGGCAAAATTGGCCCATGAGAAGGTCCGACCTGGCCCgtgggatgactttgcaaagcgTAAAAAAGATGCCAAGTTTCAGAAGCAAACTAAGCAGTGATGTAAAATGCTATTTCAGATACTTTTGTACCCTGAAGACTATAGTTCTATGAAGATGAACACTTACCATGGAAATATGTAAAGATATTCAACATTGTGCAATAtaatgtcagtcagcagcttcaaTGGGAAAGAGCTTGGTTTGGTGGAGCTCATGCACCACCAcaacttttgtgtgtttttacgtatgaattttatacatttacaagACGTTTTCCCACTCTAGTTTGTACAGTGTGGTGGTCAGGAAATTGTGGaaattaatgtaaatttaaaattatttctagacatgaacaagttgttttgatctgaaaggaaaatactatattgttcagtttcagataGCTGTGAcgaaatgttttgtgccttttcagATAAATTATGATCTGTAAGTTGGAATGCATCAACTGATGCacaatgttgttgaaactgcTACCTATTTTTCTTATTACTCTGCTAAGGAAGGCGATGgggttatgtgacgattgccgttggtttgtttgtctgtctgtttgtctgtctgtttgcaacattactcaaaaatggacaaatgggcttggatgaaattttcagggaaggtcagaaatgacacaaggaacaagtgattagattttggcagtgatgtggcttatagtctggacccacggatttgttaaagatttctgtatcattgcaagatggCGACAGTACGTCACTGTGACTATGACTACACGTAAAGACACTACGTCAgttgcctgctgacaatcatatgattgcgatcctactacaaatcaaccgctatGGAccatgaattttttaaaaatttcatctgTTGGGAATTACACAGCAACTGAGCAGCcgtggcggagtactgcactatTTGAGTacttttctagttattattatttagtaaatctgaacattttcagaaagtactTTATTTGTATAAAAGCAAATGGAAACTTTTGGAGTTGTGATTATTTAtgctatgctgtgattttactggtccggcccacttgaatTCAAATTGGGCTACATGTGGGCCCTGAACTAGAATGACTTTGACACTCTTAGTTTAAAGTGATGTTGACTACTGCAGGGTCACATAGATGTTAATATAGACAAACAATTTTATTTgtcaaaaggtttttttttttttatgtgtgtgaatCTCACCGGGGCTCTGTGCTGTCTCAGCATCATCAGGCCCTGGTATGGGGACCCTACGAGTTGGGGTCGGGGGGTCGGCTTGAGTCTTCCTCAGGGCGACGCTGGACGGTTTGGGTGAGACTGGCGGCTTCAGAGACTTCCTCGCTTCCATCCACTCACAGCTCTCTTCTGGTTTCGTCCTCTCGGAGACCTCAGACACCGGCCTCCGCCTCAGGACCACACCGCCGTTCTGCTGCGGCTCGCCTTCAGGTTTCCGGCTTCCGTCCATTTGACTTTTGGCAGAATCTGACTGATTATTGCTTTGAGTGACACGTTCGGCGTGCTCAGACACGCGAGGCCTCCTGCGTATGGTGTCTGTGCCAGTTGTCATGGTGACAACAGTGGTGACCATGGATGCAGGTGCCTCGGGTTCTGCTGCAGCAGGACGCGGCTTCCTCCGGAGCGTCGCCGTGCCATCAGTGATCTCTGATGCTGAGGTGACCACAGTGGAGCGAGGCCGGGGTTCTGGACGTTGCTGGACCGGTTGCCGAGGTAACTGGTCAGCTTGGTCGCCGGGGAGACTTTCGAGTCCACTGATGGTCCTGCGGCGATTTAGaacatcctcctcctcagatCCAAGACCTCCTGCACCTGCCTGGCGACGGAGCAGCGGTGGGCTCACCTGGAGATCACATTAATGTTACACATGAATACTGTTAAAATCTTAAATCTgtttctcacacacacctgTAGGTAGTTGGTGCTGCCTCCCACACTTCTCTGCACTGGTTTAGCTCCACCCACGATGGACGTTTCCAGCATGGCTGCGAGGCTGCGAACGCTCCCAGAAGCTCCCTCTGACCTCTGCAGACCTGCTTCCTGAGCTCTTAAGGCTGCTCCCAGGCTGCCGCAGTCACTGGCTCGCCGCTCTCGATAGGTTGGCAGCCCGAGCAGCCCCTCCACCTGACCCTCCACCTCCCCGTCACCTCCAGTGATGGAGGAACAGGAGCGTTTGGGTGGAGTCGGGGGCCGACCTTTCCGACGGGGGCGGAGGGTGACAGAGGATTGGCTGCGGTTAACGGTGACATCATTAGAGGCGGTATTTGCGGAGCTGCTGCGGCACACGGTGGCGTATCTAGAGTCTGATTCTGAGCCAATTAGACTGTGAGTTCTGCgccgctcctcctcctcactgggCAGTCGCAGGAATGGCACCGACGGATCTGCTGACATCTTGGTGGAGGGGCGTGGCCGAGCCCTGGGGGAGGCCTGCTGCATCCGGCCATGAGGCGGGGTCTGCGGTGGGGTCTGGGTTGGGGTGAGTGGAGGGGTCTGAGAATGTGTGAGCCCTGGGCGAGGTTTGGCCAGCGGACTGGGGGCTCCGTCCCTCTGCTTCCTCGCCTCCCTCCGGGGCTCTGAGGCGGTACTACTGCCGGGGCTGGAGGGAGGCGTAGAAGGACTTTGAGGAGGCTCAGACCCGCTTTCTCTTGTCTGTAGTTCCTTCAGTCTCTTCACCCCCAACATGATCTTCTTCTGATGGCCTGAAGGGAGGCAAGGGTGTGGAGGAGGAGAACATTGTAGAGTTAATGTAAATCACAAAGGGACTTAAgacatacaccgatcaggcataacattatgaccacctgcctaatattgtgttggtcccctttatgtggtcaaaaatgctctgaacccttgggtctggaccagaggacctctcaggatgtcctatggggtctggacaaggatgttggcagtggatcctgtGGGTACTCTTAGTTGTGCAGTGGGAAATCACActttgttccactgcatcctgttgatgccTGATCTGAATGGGGTCTAGGAAGTTTGGAgttcaaatcaacatcttgggtgattgtcatgttcctcaagatgttcctgattgtttggtgtttttgcgaTGTGATGGAGTGCATTTTCCTGTGGGGGTAGGCCAGTTGTTCTGGGACAACATTTATTTGGGTgtctaagtctcatcaacacGGATGCCAAAATCCAAAGTTTTCCAGCAGAATATGACATAGTACCAACATGATCAAtgctattcacttcacctgtcagtggtcataatgttgtggctgtatTTATGCTGTGACATTAGGAGTAGTGTAATCAcaataaaatctgtttattttgagCATACTCTAGATTCAGTTTTAACATTGTACTTGTCTCATTTTGCTACGTAATAATAATGTAGCTGTGTCTTACCGAGCTTAGTAATGCCAATCTCTTGCAGATCTTCGAGGCTGATATCCGAGATGAAGTCAATGTTTTCGTACCCGTTCTGCACAAGAACCTGGTAGTACTGACTGAGACCCAGGTGAGACAGCCAGTCTCCCAGATTGGcctaaaagacaaacacaaagacacagaaacatgAGCACAGTGATTTGGAAAAATTAGCTTCCTAACCAACtagtaccagtcaaaagtttggacacgctttctcattcaatagtttttatttattttaattattttctacattgtagatgaTTACTGTAGACATCTAAAAGTATGAAAGAACATGAGTGGAATTacgtagtaaacaaaaaaaactgtgacgatatgtttaatattttagatttttcaaagCAGCCCGTTTTTGCTTTGATTGCAGCTTGTTGAAGAGAAGATGCACTAGCTCTGACTTCAGTGCATCTACTGGCTGTAGTTCTAGAGGTTCACAGTCAGTTCACCTCATGTATAAGGATGTATGCATTCTTTGCAACTAACCTGCTCAGCTCTAGAAAAATAATCCAGCTCAAGGTAGAAAGAAATATCGTGCCAGATAATTTGACTGCAGATaaactgaaggcaagcttcatTTCTCTTTACTGAGTGGAGTGGTTCTTGCTATAATATGGATTACAACAGTAGTCAAACAGGGCTATCCACTGCATCTAAACCTACCTCTGCACAACACAGATGATGGTCTGAAACACATTAAGAAGGCAAGTAATTCCACAAATTGACTCTTGACAAGGAACACCTGTTCATTCAAAACTAGTCACCTTCATGAGACGACCTCATGAAGGTGACTGAGAAAGCCATCAAAGCACAAGGGGGCTTTCCTGTTATGTTGCAGGTCAGACTGACCCATTTATAAGTTTAAAAATCtccccaaaaaatgtttaaagtatttttctgaATGAAACTTCTTCTGCTTGGCTTAATAAGTGTAATcaacatataaaatgaaaacgGGGACAAATCCTCATGACTCATTTGTCTTGATTTTAACTCAGCAGGCCGATTTGACCCTGAACAGAAGAGATGTCTCGCGTTTATTTATCAACATCActccatgaaaaacaaaaaggtaaaatattttttaaatcaatgtcaagtaaaactattgtattttaaatgtacatcattccaatttacatttaaaaaaatttaacatgcatttttttatgaaaTACAAATTAATTATGCTCATTGAAACATGATCTGTGAGAGGTAAAGAACATCACTGCACTAAATATTGATGGGAATGGTTAGTAATGGAGTTAATAATAAGATATAAACAacgtttatttcagattttttggtTTCCGACACTTTTGGACACTCAGACTGACCCATGAACATCATTGCTCTTCCTGTTCCAAATATAACAGGATTgttaaagaatctaaaatataaaacatattctttaattatttgtttacagcataattcaatatgtgttcattcacagttttgatgtcttcagtattaatctacaatgtagaaattAGTTCATataaattaaaaccattgaatgtcttcaaacttttgactggtactgtagacaccgatcagccacaacattatgaccactgccaggtgaagtgaataaaatCTATCATGTCATATCTTGTCATaatgcaacattctgctgggaaaccttgagtcctgacattcatatggatgtttgacatgtaccatctacctaaacactgcaggttaAGCAACCCCCCCAGccccccatggcaacagcagtccttgatgccagttaccaccctcagcaggacaatgcaccccaaaCCCcgaaaaactgctcaggagtagTCTggggaacacaacagagctaaggtgttAACCCACATTCCACACTCCCCAGGTCCAAAACGTCTTGAGCATCTGTTGTCTGGATGttccaggataagcctgatcaaGGTAGGCCCCactctgcaacccacaggacccacagaattcaccgCTGCCATTCCGGTGACAAAGGACAtctccagaggtcctgtgtccatgccccactgggtcagaggagtttcagcagcataaaggggaccggcacaatattaggcaggtgatcataatgttatgcctgatcggcaTATGCTTGTGTGCGTGCAGCTGGTAAAACTCTCCACCTTCTTTCAGTTTGTATAATAGTGCACGTGAGAGTCTTACAGGCTTGTGATCCGGCAGCCAGTCTGTGGAGGGAAGCTTGCTGATCTCTGACGTTAACTTCTTCCGATGTCCAGGCTTCATGACCCCAATCGCTGTCAGGTCCTTCAACGCAAAGCACACTTAGTCACATCACGAATTCACAGCCGCTCCTGTCGgtgctttttcttttaatgtaaaCAATTTCATGTGCAAGTTTGACATTTATACATGAGCTGCATGTGATATGCCTTCAGGAGGCCTTCAGGAGGCATATCACGGATGAGCGTCCCCTGCCCTTAGGTGGGTTTACATCATACCACTGTGTCTGCTTCAGTACACAaactattacacacacacacacacacacacacacacacaatggcaGTAAAACCACATTCAAGGACAAACACGGTGCTTACAGCGGCCATGTGTGAACACAGGTATGCAAATGAAGCAGACGGAGCATGAGAAGTGACTGTTGAGGCTCAGGACTCACACCGGGGGGTCAGGTGACAGAGACAGGAGGGTCATGATGACATCATCCAGGTCAGTGGGGAGCTGATTTGAGAGCTGTGCTGGGCGGAGCCTTGACAGACAGGGGGCGGGGCGTGAGGGGGTCAGGGGTCATGACCTTACCTCGGGGGTCATGCGGCTAATGGTGTCTAGATCATATCCCGCGGTGAGGAAGTGGGTGGTGTAGAACTGCAGCTGAAACTCACCCAGCCACGTCACTACTGCCTGCTTCtagaacacagaacacagaacacTACTGCCCGCTTCTAGAACACAGAACGCCACCGCCGCCTGCTTCTAGAAGGGTCCACAGGCCTGTTCTAGAGCGCAGCAGAGCAGCCGACACAGGAGGGAACACTGTTCTGGAAAAACAGCGCGGGAGTCATCCCATCTCAAATCGTCAAATAATTAGAACAGTTTCTGCTCTCACACCTGAAGTTTTCACAGGATAAAAAAGGATATTTCTAAAGATAATTGTGATATTTACAGCTCGTTATGTCAAATATTTTCCAAGTTATTTTTTATCAAAAAAACTGCCCATTCACCCACTTTCAGTGTGCTTTTTCGCACGTTTGAACCACAATATCTCAGGAGCTATTAAAGATTAAAGCCTGAAACTGTCATCGTTATTTcacatcatgtcattgattcacaAGTTTTAATAttatacttttttgtttactcttGCACACTATTTGCCCTGCACATAAAACACTTCAACATTTGTAAATTCTTTACATgaaatattttgcatttcatatttttcatattattatttactgcaaatatttgcttatttgtctgttttatggTGGTGGGACCTGTACTCTTTCTGCTGTAGCAACTGAATTTCCCctcagggattaataaagtatttctattaTTCGATTTTGTTGTGcaagtagatcaaatagtcTCTGAGTATGGGTGAGATGAAATTTATAACAAAATCAAACCCATCACGAAGTCCCATCTTTAGGCACAAAAAAATTGATCATGCACAAATCAAtgagtgatattttctgaaacaTATGTAGTTGAAtatcacaataatacaaatcaAATTTAGTTCCTTCCCACCATTGCCCAGTGCTTGCtcacagggaatccaaaggcagCTTAGGATCGTTGGTTTCTCcgttttctgtttaaaataaatgaagtgcTATGAGTTTACAAATGttgtaattggcactatataaataaaatttaattaaatgaaaaaacacacagaatactttttaaaatgaaatatttggtcacggaaatgaaaaagtttttttcaaacaaattttaattgtcacatttaaatgagtgaaaaacagctaaaagtGGG
Protein-coding regions in this window:
- the si:dkeyp-9d4.3 gene encoding caskin-1 isoform X3; the encoded protein is MGKDQELLQAVKTEDLLTAQRLLQRPRPGKAKLLGAAKRVNVNIQDADGLSPLHHAALSGNKELISLLLEAQAAVDIKDHKGMRPLHYAAWQGKTEPMKMLLKAGSSVNGQSDEGQIPLHLSAQHGHYDGSEMLLQHQSNPCISDSAGKTPLDLACEFGRVSVVQLLLSSNMCAAMLEPKPSDPNGVSPLHLAAKNGHIDVIRLLIQAGIDINRQSESGTALHQAALCGKTEVVRLLLDSGISAGVRNTLSQTALDIVNQFTTTQASREIKQLLRDASAAMQVRALKDYCNNYDLTSLNIKAGDIITVLEQHSDGRWKGCIHDNRTGNDRVGYFPSNMVEVIKRAGHSPSQQCHTLLLRRPNPCPIASVNGHSFPPSKVLPLHLPPPPSLHPNTQSLPRFSSFGYVPLPISPPSLSTPPLSTSPPPAPPLSTSQEPQSQTGSRTAELSPQGSPTLGQQSSTSEDIWVLRKPLAGGERSGSVGSLGSVRSSSSLQGSGNTHVLTTPAPSPHPAPTPGVNTHGLNAPGLHAQAEGVKLLATVLSQSVKAKEHLLEQSQSVEQSASSSSCTVHEQRSFERKAEEDDGKDLTAIGVMKPGHRKKLTSEISKLPSTDWLPDHKPANLGDWLSHLGLSQYYQVLVQNGYENIDFISDISLEDLQEIGITKLGHQKKIMLGVKRLKELQTRESGSEPPQSPSTPPSSPGSSTASEPRREARKQRDGAPSPLAKPRPGLTHSQTPPLTPTQTPPQTPPHGRMQQASPRARPRPSTKMSADPSVPFLRLPSEEEERRRTHSLIGSESDSRYATVCRSSSANTASNDVTVNRSQSSVTLRPRRKGRPPTPPKRSCSSITGGDGEVEGQVEGLLGLPTYRERRASDCGSLGAALRAQEAGLQRSEGASGSVRSLAAMLETSIVGGAKPVQRSVGGSTNYLQVSPPLLRRQAGAGGLGSEEEDVLNRRRTISGLESLPGDQADQLPRQPVQQRPEPRPRSTVVTSASEITDGTATLRRKPRPAAAEPEAPASMVTTVVTMTTGTDTIRRRPRVSEHAERVTQSNNQSDSAKSQMDGSRKPEGEPQQNGGVVLRRRPVSEVSERTKPEESCEWMEARKSLKPPVSPKPSSVALRKTQADPPTPTRRVPIPGPDDAETAQSPEPKRVPPPVSPKPRGPPTAPKPGKAIVASATMSPTPAATSPAAATPAPKPSSPLPAAPLPAPDTPSGPSLSPGLPLTSPSPAQSPSTPSPHPVKPPRSSIAGLSIDLVGGREAEEEEERRQEREHKRHKEEEEEERKRAEDGSMKGLEKKPSREEGETGVEEAEQEGGSQHRLEETSASLAAALQAVEHKIKEEDTQNDSVSSKKATVSILDDIGSMFDDLADQLDAMLD
- the si:dkeyp-9d4.3 gene encoding caskin-2 isoform X1, translated to MGKDQELLQAVKTEDLLTAQRLLQRPRPGKAKLLGAAKRVNVNIQDADGLSPLHHAALSGNKELISLLLEAQAAVDIKDHKGMRPLHYAAWQGKTEPMKMLLKAGSSVNGQSDEGQIPLHLSAQHGHYDGSEMLLQHQSNPCISDSAGKTPLDLACEFGRVSVVQLLLSSNMCAAMLEPKPSDPNGVSPLHLAAKNGHIDVIRLLIQAGIDINRQSESGTALHQAALCGKTEVVRLLLDSGISAGVRNTLSQTALDIVNQFTTTQASREIKQLLRDASAAMQVRALKDYCNNYDLTSLNIKAGDIITVLEQHSDGRWKGCIHDNRTGNDRVGYFPSNMVEVIKRAGHSPSQQCHTLLLRRPNPCPIASVNGHSFPPSKVLPLHLPPPPSLHPNTQSLPRFSSFGYVPLPISPPSLSTPPLSTSPPPAPPLSTSQEPQSQTGSRTAELSPQGSPTLGQQSSTSEDIWVLRKPLAGGERSGSVGSLGSVRSSSSLQGSGNTHVLTTPAPSPHPAPTPGVNTHGLNAPGLHAQAEGVKLLATVLSQSVKAKEHLLEQSQSVEQSASSSSCTVHEQRSFERKAEEDDGKKQAVVTWLGEFQLQFYTTHFLTAGYDLDTISRMTPEDLTAIGVMKPGHRKKLTSEISKLPSTDWLPDHKPANLGDWLSHLGLSQYYQVLVQNGYENIDFISDISLEDLQEIGITKLGHQKKIMLGVKRLKELQTRESGSEPPQSPSTPPSSPGSSTASEPRREARKQRDGAPSPLAKPRPGLTHSQTPPLTPTQTPPQTPPHGRMQQASPRARPRPSTKMSADPSVPFLRLPSEEEERRRTHSLIGSESDSRYATVCRSSSANTASNDVTVNRSQSSVTLRPRRKGRPPTPPKRSCSSITGGDGEVEGQVEGLLGLPTYRERRASDCGSLGAALRAQEAGLQRSEGASGSVRSLAAMLETSIVGGAKPVQRSVGGSTNYLQVSPPLLRRQAGAGGLGSEEEDVLNRRRTISGLESLPGDQADQLPRQPVQQRPEPRPRSTVVTSASEITDGTATLRRKPRPAAAEPEAPASMVTTVVTMTTGTDTIRRRPRVSEHAERVTQSNNQSDSAKSQMDGSRKPEGEPQQNGGVVLRRRPVSEVSERTKPEESCEWMEARKSLKPPVSPKPSSVALRKTQADPPTPTRRVPIPGPDDAETAQSPEPKRVPPPVSPKPRGPPTAPKPGKAIVASATMSPTPAATSPAAATPAPKPSSPLPAAPLPAPDTPSGPSLSPGLPLTSPSPAQSPSTPSPHPVKPPRSSIAGLSIDLVGGREAEEEEERRQEREHKRHKEEEEEERKRAEDGSMKGLEKKPSREEGETGVEEAEQEGGSQHRLEETSASLAAALQAVEHKIKEEDTQNDSVSSKKATVSILDDIGSMFDDLADQLDAMLD
- the si:dkeyp-9d4.3 gene encoding caskin-2 isoform X2, which translates into the protein MGKDQELLQAVKTEDLLTAQRLLQRPRPGKAKLLGAAKRVNVNIQDADGLSPLHHAALSGNKELISLLLEAQAAVDIKDHKGMRPLHYAAWQGKTEPMKMLLKAGSSVNGQSDEGQIPLHLSAQHGHYDGSEMLLQHQSNPCISDSAGKTPLDLACEFGRVSVVQLLLSSNMCAAMLEPKPSDPNGVSPLHLAAKNGHIDVIRLLIQAGIDINRQSESGTALHQAALCGKTEVVRLLLDSGISAGVRNTLSQTALDIVNQFTTTQASREIKQLLRDASAAMQVRALKDYCNNYDLTSLNIKAGDIITVLEQHSDGRWKGCIHDNRTGNDRVGYFPSNMVEVIKRAGHSPSQQCHTLLLRRPNPCPIASVNGHSFPPSKVLPLHLPPPPSLHPNTQSLPRFSSFGYVPLPISPPSLSTPPLSTSPPPAPPLSTSQEPQSQTGSRTAELSPQGSPTLGQQSSTSEDIWVLRKPLAGGERSGSVGSLGSVRSSSSLQGSGNTHVLTTPAPSPHPAPTPGVNTHGLNAPGLHAQAEGVKLLATVLSQSVKAKEHLLEQSQSVEQSASSSSCTVHEQRSFERKAEEDDGKQAVVTWLGEFQLQFYTTHFLTAGYDLDTISRMTPEDLTAIGVMKPGHRKKLTSEISKLPSTDWLPDHKPANLGDWLSHLGLSQYYQVLVQNGYENIDFISDISLEDLQEIGITKLGHQKKIMLGVKRLKELQTRESGSEPPQSPSTPPSSPGSSTASEPRREARKQRDGAPSPLAKPRPGLTHSQTPPLTPTQTPPQTPPHGRMQQASPRARPRPSTKMSADPSVPFLRLPSEEEERRRTHSLIGSESDSRYATVCRSSSANTASNDVTVNRSQSSVTLRPRRKGRPPTPPKRSCSSITGGDGEVEGQVEGLLGLPTYRERRASDCGSLGAALRAQEAGLQRSEGASGSVRSLAAMLETSIVGGAKPVQRSVGGSTNYLQVSPPLLRRQAGAGGLGSEEEDVLNRRRTISGLESLPGDQADQLPRQPVQQRPEPRPRSTVVTSASEITDGTATLRRKPRPAAAEPEAPASMVTTVVTMTTGTDTIRRRPRVSEHAERVTQSNNQSDSAKSQMDGSRKPEGEPQQNGGVVLRRRPVSEVSERTKPEESCEWMEARKSLKPPVSPKPSSVALRKTQADPPTPTRRVPIPGPDDAETAQSPEPKRVPPPVSPKPRGPPTAPKPGKAIVASATMSPTPAATSPAAATPAPKPSSPLPAAPLPAPDTPSGPSLSPGLPLTSPSPAQSPSTPSPHPVKPPRSSIAGLSIDLVGGREAEEEEERRQEREHKRHKEEEEEERKRAEDGSMKGLEKKPSREEGETGVEEAEQEGGSQHRLEETSASLAAALQAVEHKIKEEDTQNDSVSSKKATVSILDDIGSMFDDLADQLDAMLD